One region of Fusobacterium periodonticum 1_1_41FAA genomic DNA includes:
- a CDS encoding autotransporter-associated N-terminal domain-containing protein yields MANNLSTVEKNLRSIAKRYENVKYSVGLAVLFLMKGTSAFSDDNKIQELEKQKDILTDVKKEKAEIKEIKKVTKATPKLKASWANMQFGANDMYSNFFATPKTKVDKASIVKSENTILLASADNNGSLPTFSKISSDIEETYAPTTEEINTSKGNLRNSIGNLQNKINEARKENGKEIKGLKLELVQLMEQGDQVVKSPWSSWQFGANYMYNNWNGAYKGRGDKVSEGAITNRATNSLDPLAKNIAIPNLKSTKYGATDLNIVEEPNASVSVTTRITPVIINKTAARKNQEPYRFNLPYFEAREIGTPSIPTVNAPNITVSGFADFPGRWINGVAGRYSYWHTNNGIGNTDGNLYQTSVEKGEVLKRRGGTVNRIQLKNYQRGQIQVRPVNVDVGVEPPENIDLAGDVPTFFMSLEDIPYSYFGKNSKLSLINENNNIDGQIFIHFETEGNTTDKFDKLKADGHISTEEFNEIRKYTDDTDFKNDQGGELYHVNRGTVELGGTGIRYVQTTFAGNMGRRVNLVENRGNIISMNYEEGNTKTHSNAIFLYGPDTGSGYTGTQHIYANNKTGKISMYGEKGYLAVFTASSTLARGDVSFINDGEANLYGRNSVGLFITKDARGKLSQKSNFIMNKPINLQGDNTTGLYIENSGDGIKNDRNTARFVIGAKDNATIPAYVPENSLLNAANSKEANHNKVGGDENLAEEIVGIYLNNPTAELHVKVPQLEIEKFAKKSIGIFSKDGEVKATDGNISIKGGEDNIALYANGGKIDYTGDINVNKSTLTGAKGNKNGIGNMAVFAASPNNYVKVNGNINMDTRDTVAIYSDDTKVDLNGKLNIKLKPESTGKNIAIYAKNSSNTSPVTVQTNQSKIEIDGKKDNDTITNQGLALYAEQGGQIVANGTSLTNGLYMKVTNGGSAIVSDGATSNVQAKYSTIDYDGNGYALYTKNNGNIDVRNAKINLYGKSTGFERSGVLSDPFTINLANSKFYAHSNDVSIMSLKNIPSLNFSTLAGTFFSGYLGGAQVHGASGAKNYKIATIDGIGAFNIDSNYDKSRALNPANEGTNDYVLTRHLLMQRAKINLKSGNNVRAILSSRDIADLGEQTAVGLANYVGDEINLETNTSINVDRTDKASGAVGVGSVGLFADGGKVNVASGATINVEKENNFVNGRSVGIYASNGARVSNAGTVNVGGKGSIGILGMTRRIDANGNPFSSGSTSLELRNESTGVINMDGESAVGMYVLNNHSFSFNPINNGYNDGIINISGNNAIGMLTTGAHTYNNNIININSDQGGIGIYATAGTAANRHTSMTGSGAGSVINLKSSVSKDNPNIGIYTEILEDGYGSVISNSGDIIGGDNTYGIYGEATVHDTGKIKLGNNSVGIFTTANATGYFTDVNVIDGEIEVGNNSKGIFVSGRAAASVINGAKMTIGDNSFAYVLDTKEIPADPVAGTPVIQSVLESNSTDETKLGNNSTFIYSSDKTAIITNNTPLRTTGNKNYGIYASGNITNLANMDFSSGVGNVGILNVRDIGSTTSKAINGQAGAASQPTITVGKSDASNENYSIGMAAGYLDKNGVLKQTGHIENYGKINVVEESGIGMYAAGSGSKAINHVGAEINLSGQDSIGMYLTDSAIGENYGTIRTAPNNTKDGIVGVVANNNAIIKNYGTIEIKGQGNTGILLANGGDNKENDPVNLDGAEGVVRKKIEPTGKKINGVEIVAPGNGTAKIKRKGQTVIPTLVDTIPARPNEVTAGGTTLDLRSTVLADTPSLTRASSLGMYVDTSGRQFTNPIQGLEHLTNLKNVNLIFGIEATNYTNSKDIKVGANILNPYNKIISKISRNGKTKFNLNSGSLTWIATGTQDSSGKFNAVYLSKIPYTSFTKDKNTYNFMDGLEQRYGAKNASLREESLFNKLNQIGKGEPELFAQAIDEMKGNQYANTQQRVQATGDILDKEFNYLKNEWSNLSKDSNKIKTFGAKGEYKTNTAGIKDYKSNAYGVAYVHEDETVRLGESAGWYTGIVHNTFKFKDLGNSKEEQLQAKLGIFKSVPFDENNSLNWTISGDIFAGYNKMNRRFLVVDEVFNAKGRYHTYGLGLKSQLNSEFRLSEGFSIKPYVAIGLEYGRVSKIKEKSGEMKLDIKSSDYLSVRPEIGTELAYRHHFGTGAFKASVGVAYENELGRVANAKTKARVANTSADWYELRGEKEDRRGNVKFDLNLGLESGTYGVTANIGYDTKGENLRGGVGLRVKF; encoded by the coding sequence ATGGCAAATAATTTATCTACAGTTGAAAAAAATTTACGTTCTATTGCTAAAAGATATGAAAATGTAAAATATTCAGTTGGGCTTGCAGTACTTTTTTTAATGAAAGGAACAAGTGCTTTTTCTGATGATAACAAAATACAGGAATTAGAAAAACAAAAGGATATTTTAACAGATGTAAAAAAAGAAAAAGCCGAAATAAAAGAAATCAAAAAAGTAACAAAAGCTACACCTAAATTAAAAGCCTCTTGGGCAAATATGCAATTTGGTGCTAACGATATGTATAGCAATTTTTTTGCTACTCCAAAAACTAAAGTAGATAAGGCTTCAATAGTAAAAAGTGAAAACACTATTTTACTAGCTAGTGCAGATAACAATGGAAGTTTACCTACTTTTTCTAAAATTTCATCTGACATAGAAGAAACATATGCACCTACAACAGAAGAAATAAATACAAGCAAGGGAAATTTAAGAAATTCAATAGGAAATTTACAAAATAAAATTAATGAAGCTAGAAAAGAAAACGGTAAAGAAATAAAAGGTTTAAAATTAGAGTTAGTTCAATTGATGGAACAAGGAGATCAAGTAGTTAAATCACCTTGGTCATCTTGGCAATTTGGTGCTAACTATATGTACAACAATTGGAATGGAGCATACAAAGGAAGAGGGGACAAAGTATCTGAAGGAGCTATAACAAATAGAGCAACTAATTCTCTTGATCCTCTAGCTAAAAATATAGCAATCCCAAATTTAAAAAGTACTAAATATGGTGCAACTGATTTAAATATTGTAGAAGAACCAAATGCATCAGTTTCTGTAACTACTAGAATTACTCCAGTTATCATAAATAAAACAGCTGCTAGAAAGAATCAAGAACCATATCGTTTTAATTTACCTTATTTTGAAGCTAGGGAAATAGGAACTCCTTCTATTCCAACTGTTAACGCTCCAAATATAACTGTAAGTGGTTTTGCTGACTTCCCTGGAAGATGGATCAATGGGGTAGCAGGTAGATATTCATATTGGCATACAAATAATGGTATAGGAAATACTGATGGTAACCTATATCAAACTTCTGTAGAAAAAGGAGAAGTATTAAAAAGAAGAGGTGGAACTGTAAACAGAATCCAACTTAAAAACTATCAAAGAGGGCAAATACAAGTAAGACCTGTAAATGTTGATGTGGGAGTTGAACCTCCTGAAAATATTGACCTTGCTGGTGATGTGCCTACATTCTTTATGTCACTTGAAGATATCCCTTATTCATATTTTGGGAAAAATTCAAAATTATCTTTGATAAATGAAAATAATAATATAGATGGGCAAATATTTATACACTTTGAAACAGAAGGTAATACAACAGATAAATTTGATAAATTAAAAGCAGATGGACATATATCAACAGAAGAATTCAATGAAATAAGAAAATATACTGATGATACTGATTTCAAAAATGACCAAGGTGGAGAGCTATATCATGTAAATAGAGGTACAGTTGAACTAGGTGGTACAGGTATTAGATATGTTCAAACAACTTTTGCTGGAAATATGGGAAGAAGAGTTAACCTTGTAGAAAATCGTGGAAATATAATTAGTATGAACTATGAAGAAGGAAATACTAAGACTCATTCAAATGCTATTTTCCTTTATGGACCAGATACAGGAAGTGGTTATACAGGTACTCAACATATATATGCTAATAATAAAACTGGTAAAATAAGTATGTATGGAGAAAAAGGATATCTTGCTGTTTTCACTGCAAGTTCTACTCTAGCTCGTGGAGATGTATCTTTTATAAATGATGGGGAAGCTAATCTATATGGTAGAAACAGTGTAGGTCTATTTATAACAAAAGATGCTCGTGGAAAACTATCTCAAAAGTCTAATTTTATTATGAATAAACCTATAAATCTTCAAGGTGATAATACTACTGGACTCTATATAGAAAATAGTGGAGATGGAATAAAGAACGATAGAAATACTGCTAGATTTGTAATAGGAGCTAAAGATAATGCTACAATACCAGCCTATGTTCCTGAAAACTCTCTTCTTAATGCAGCAAATAGTAAAGAAGCTAACCACAATAAAGTTGGTGGAGATGAAAATTTAGCTGAGGAAATAGTTGGTATATATTTAAACAATCCTACTGCTGAATTACATGTAAAAGTTCCACAACTTGAAATTGAAAAATTTGCTAAAAAATCTATAGGAATTTTTTCAAAAGATGGGGAAGTTAAAGCTACTGATGGAAATATATCAATTAAAGGTGGAGAAGATAATATAGCTCTTTATGCTAATGGTGGAAAAATTGATTATACTGGTGATATTAATGTAAATAAATCAACACTAACAGGAGCTAAAGGAAATAAAAATGGTATTGGTAATATGGCCGTTTTTGCTGCTTCACCAAACAATTATGTCAAAGTAAATGGCAATATAAATATGGATACAAGAGATACAGTAGCTATTTACTCTGATGATACAAAAGTAGATTTGAATGGAAAGTTAAATATAAAATTAAAACCTGAATCAACAGGAAAAAATATAGCAATCTATGCTAAAAATAGTTCTAACACAAGTCCTGTAACAGTGCAAACTAACCAATCTAAAATAGAAATAGATGGTAAAAAAGATAATGATACTATTACAAATCAAGGTTTAGCTCTTTATGCAGAGCAAGGTGGACAAATAGTTGCAAATGGAACTTCGTTGACAAATGGACTTTATATGAAAGTTACAAATGGAGGTTCAGCTATTGTTTCTGATGGTGCTACTAGTAATGTACAGGCTAAATACTCAACTATTGACTATGATGGTAATGGCTATGCTCTGTATACAAAAAATAATGGAAACATAGATGTAAGAAATGCAAAGATTAATCTTTATGGTAAATCAACTGGATTTGAAAGAAGTGGCGTATTATCAGATCCATTTACAATAAATTTAGCAAATTCTAAGTTCTATGCTCATTCAAATGATGTTTCTATTATGAGTTTAAAAAATATTCCATCTTTAAATTTCTCTACTTTAGCAGGCACATTTTTCAGTGGTTATCTTGGTGGAGCACAAGTACACGGTGCAAGTGGAGCAAAAAACTATAAGATAGCAACTATAGATGGTATAGGTGCATTTAATATAGATAGTAACTATGATAAGAGTAGAGCTCTTAATCCTGCTAATGAAGGGACAAATGACTATGTTTTAACAAGACACCTTTTAATGCAAAGAGCTAAAATAAATTTAAAATCAGGAAACAATGTTAGAGCTATATTGAGTAGTCGTGATATAGCTGACCTTGGTGAACAAACAGCAGTAGGTTTAGCAAACTATGTTGGAGATGAAATTAATTTAGAAACTAATACAAGTATAAATGTTGATAGAACTGATAAAGCCAGTGGTGCAGTGGGTGTTGGTTCTGTAGGTCTATTTGCAGATGGTGGAAAAGTTAATGTTGCTTCAGGTGCAACTATTAATGTTGAAAAAGAAAATAACTTTGTAAATGGTCGTTCTGTTGGTATTTATGCTTCAAATGGTGCAAGAGTTTCAAATGCTGGAACTGTTAATGTGGGTGGAAAAGGTTCTATAGGAATCTTAGGAATGACTCGTAGAATAGATGCCAATGGTAATCCTTTCTCTAGTGGTTCTACTTCACTAGAGCTTAGAAATGAAAGCACTGGGGTTATCAATATGGATGGTGAATCAGCTGTTGGAATGTATGTTCTTAATAACCATTCATTCTCCTTTAATCCAATAAATAATGGGTATAATGATGGTATAATAAATATCTCAGGAAATAATGCTATAGGAATGTTGACAACTGGGGCTCATACATATAATAATAATATTATAAATATTAACTCTGATCAAGGAGGAATTGGAATATATGCTACAGCTGGAACAGCTGCTAACCGTCATACTTCAATGACAGGAAGTGGTGCTGGTTCAGTAATAAACTTAAAAAGTTCTGTATCTAAAGATAATCCAAATATAGGAATTTATACTGAAATTTTAGAAGATGGTTATGGTTCTGTTATATCTAACTCAGGAGATATTATTGGTGGTGATAATACCTATGGTATATATGGAGAAGCTACCGTCCATGACACAGGTAAAATCAAACTAGGAAATAATAGTGTAGGAATTTTTACAACGGCTAATGCTACAGGTTATTTTACTGATGTTAATGTGATAGATGGAGAAATAGAAGTTGGAAATAATTCAAAGGGAATCTTTGTTTCAGGAAGGGCTGCTGCCAGCGTAATAAATGGAGCTAAAATGACTATAGGCGACAATTCTTTTGCTTATGTGCTTGATACCAAAGAAATTCCTGCTGATCCAGTTGCTGGAACTCCTGTTATTCAGAGTGTTTTAGAAAGTAATTCTACCGATGAAACTAAATTAGGAAATAACAGTACATTTATTTATTCTAGTGATAAAACTGCAATTATTACTAATAATACTCCTTTAAGAACAACTGGTAATAAAAACTATGGTATCTATGCTAGTGGGAACATCACTAACCTAGCAAATATGGACTTTAGTTCTGGAGTTGGAAATGTAGGAATATTAAATGTAAGAGATATAGGTAGCACTACATCAAAAGCAATAAATGGACAAGCAGGAGCAGCTAGTCAACCAACTATAACAGTTGGAAAAAGTGATGCATCTAATGAAAATTATTCCATAGGAATGGCTGCTGGTTATTTAGATAAAAATGGAGTATTGAAACAAACAGGACATATTGAAAACTATGGAAAAATAAATGTAGTTGAAGAAAGTGGTATAGGAATGTATGCTGCTGGAAGTGGTTCAAAGGCTATAAACCATGTAGGGGCAGAAATTAATCTTAGTGGTCAAGACTCTATTGGTATGTATTTAACAGACAGTGCTATCGGAGAAAACTATGGTACTATAAGAACAGCTCCAAATAATACAAAAGATGGTATAGTTGGAGTAGTAGCAAATAATAATGCTATTATTAAAAACTATGGAACTATTGAGATTAAAGGTCAAGGAAATACAGGAATTCTTCTAGCTAATGGTGGAGATAACAAAGAAAATGATCCAGTTAACTTAGATGGAGCTGAAGGAGTAGTTAGAAAGAAAATAGAACCAACTGGTAAGAAAATTAATGGAGTTGAAATAGTAGCTCCAGGAAATGGAACAGCCAAAATTAAAAGAAAAGGTCAGACTGTTATTCCAACTCTTGTTGACACTATCCCAGCAAGACCAAATGAAGTAACAGCAGGTGGTACAACTTTAGATTTAAGAAGCACTGTCTTAGCTGATACTCCTTCATTGACAAGAGCTAGTTCTCTAGGTATGTATGTCGATACTTCTGGAAGACAATTTACAAATCCTATCCAAGGTTTAGAGCATTTAACTAACTTGAAAAATGTTAACTTAATCTTTGGAATAGAAGCTACAAACTACACAAATAGTAAAGATATTAAAGTTGGAGCAAATATTTTAAATCCATATAATAAAATAATTTCAAAAATTTCTAGGAATGGAAAAACTAAATTTAATTTAAATTCTGGAAGCTTAACTTGGATAGCAACTGGTACTCAAGATAGTTCTGGTAAATTTAATGCTGTATATCTTTCTAAGATACCTTACACATCTTTTACTAAAGATAAAAATACATATAACTTTATGGATGGTTTAGAGCAAAGATATGGAGCTAAAAATGCTAGTTTAAGAGAAGAAAGTTTATTTAATAAATTAAATCAAATAGGAAAGGGTGAACCTGAACTATTTGCACAAGCAATAGATGAAATGAAAGGTAATCAATATGCTAATACTCAACAAAGAGTACAAGCAACTGGTGATATTTTAGATAAAGAATTTAATTACCTAAAAAATGAGTGGAGTAATTTATCTAAAGATTCCAATAAGATTAAAACTTTTGGTGCCAAAGGCGAGTATAAAACAAATACTGCCGGAATAAAAGATTACAAGAGTAATGCTTATGGAGTAGCTTATGTCCATGAAGATGAAACTGTAAGACTTGGTGAATCTGCAGGTTGGTACACTGGTATAGTTCATAATACATTCAAATTTAAAGATTTAGGAAATTCTAAAGAGGAACAATTACAAGCAAAACTTGGAATCTTTAAATCTGTTCCATTTGATGAAAATAATAGTTTAAATTGGACTATATCTGGAGATATCTTTGCTGGATATAACAAGATGAATAGAAGATTCTTAGTTGTTGATGAAGTATTTAATGCAAAAGGAAGATATCATACTTATGGTCTAGGTCTAAAGAGTCAACTTAACAGTGAATTTAGATTAAGTGAAGGTTTCTCAATAAAACCTTATGTGGCTATAGGTTTAGAATATGGAAGAGTATCTAAGATAAAAGAAAAATCTGGTGAAATGAAATTAGATATTAAATCTAGTGATTACTTATCTGTAAGACCTGAAATAGGTACAGAGCTTGCTTATAGACATCACTTCGGAACAGGAGCATTTAAAGCTTCTGTTGGAGTAGCTTATGAAAATGAATTAGGTAGAGTAGCTAATGCTAAAACTAAAGCAAGAGTAGCTAACACTTCTGCTGATTGGTATGAACTAAGAGGTGAAAAAGAAGATAGAAGAGGAAATGTCAAGTTTGACTTAAATCTTGGTTTAGAAAGTGGAACTTATGGAGTAACAGCTAATATAGGTTATGACACTAAAGGTGAAAATCTAAGAGGTGGAGTAGGATTAAGAGTTAAGTTCTAG